One Plasmodium cynomolgi strain B DNA, chromosome 12, whole genome shotgun sequence genomic region harbors:
- a CDS encoding hypothetical protein (putative), which translates to MERKNPQSKISQSSKEGANVYKGKSKSRQITPLRNRGENNHAREVNMPFFSMVGDEYENRDPSQDGALRGENGQFGRSKSGNSNNVGGVNNYKYRKRSEQRNHSRSHHREEGDKHNKENDHNDENGDEEEGEGERMPNDEDMMGEEEASYKHNSVSLSCYENNNRKTLYRHNVLNEEQKNIEWLLIRQKNVEHLESINFDDLMKNNLFNSFHNCYNHGDGRDGNGDGSGGDMNRGNKLGMSKRVGKHDDSKRNNSTPDELEITNLADMLYKIKKEEYRVQPDEEEEEDYEVPPAGEYDMSYDGRYDGRCDERYDGRYDERYDGRYDGRYEGRYDERYDGRYEGRYDRPYDRPYDRPHDRPYDRRYERSFDRPYDAYFDRHRSRRVDGPHLRGYDEDYDGHVGCQTECQMGRQMDRHWDRRLDRHLDRHVDERCTQRFEEDYDEEVFSGREETYRNRRAMEDDREYREWRQDSLATYDDRRSHMMLHEGSRRAADMFLYNRGFRSGSERAKEKQHYQNQQLHQQQVYSNIADICKSYIKNINSINKNTHKGECKAGFFRYPSGDANPYDEPYRSVDYRSGDHYRSGDHYSGGDHYNGGDHYSGGDHYNGGDHYNGGGSYKLAMIKMASRGGPGGTGPSLNMPSLNMPSLNTPSLSAPSYRVTNGKAVNSAANSAANNAVNSQDLAGHSLSSRRVNSRERSIRDGSSRERSGKQGSGKPVGGKQVGDHNVKDIQPSAIPSSGIPPSRSQEPGAQQKSVRNVHFVEVDPKEQNPKCSRNDYRASEKNIMQTNNLDQRNVDPLVASYIDEGENNLEQKRRKKKNKQSNTNNVGDVQMGLVIPESYNGRSAKVGGGDSSLRKKSASHEKAPPSSLPNGTNNNAISISIGNDTSCGNGRSAGKGSSNRSNSRGSSRKGNSSVNSSGISNDNNNVPMGLSDKATPPHHAGHAGEKQIPMEIVKCCKQNNLILSKDIIKYCKQNNLILSKDIKDLLKYYSEAAPGGGLPSDCAKKGVNVHMLLEQAIGAMGANNAVGANNAMGANNAMGTNNALKASAPAERRGKSSNLTTNHPSSNPIRSENKATACAKSNKHPKNSASTLPRNCRSQVGKDNSKNQTSVYLVGNSNSRSSGNDKTSIGGASAERNDSPTQNFISLTNDEGDEGPIGGSNAVGISHSNDDLRVSKMGSKKQSEAGSEAMNGSSMNGGLANGASLVEGATPSNLKKPLGVEKGGGRSKSKEKLRGPHSVNVSSVNTSSGNKGDKREVLGLPMKEEDRVKLLNGYYQDVLKCYGQYSRSGLDDEKAFHLCEYCEQNIFNLSNLLTSSEAKEHLYTCNISCGRTFHMKCVSYVKPRENNFICFFCLYDINFCSLCKEVTTNDGLIPCYYPLCNIFLHSQCVEKLQLMHTDCLKQYYYCTHLVAPNRGGNGNQGGGGSHLENGIKEESAEGKKWNKKKRNYYRKKKRYGKKKCVTLNKKIDKVEKGEKSQKNEKPSGLHQGNITDTCKNGTCVKKVPLDGSDEVNNPDKKRTVLNTPAGNNELAKVDELTKNAAGHLKLSKYICPLHVCYVCKEFYIVNLEKVKNKRSSCLFRCLKCLKSVHLHCMTNNYIISFKQKIMFCSSHIEYYKKKHMKMLLSRLDKLTSGVEGTLEAAQDTKKDSIPCVRGVVAATNPTSAISATGHKQKRGSSGNRSVNRSASRSVSRSVSRSGSNPLTVPPQPMEEKENVARAPIRVTNPAGEATHVGLNQFERGNNTNAPLSCKDEKAQHVEQKGKVKPGSFQNGVIITEEGKHIFEGENNISNIAHIPVSSVVPPNLGQKKEKEKEKEKVMFDLTAEGGKENGFYLRNEFQASEMVGAAHSKREATHLEKKNGTIDEEAKEHRGGNGDRNEGRSGDINGDRNEAKSGDRNNDGTFKKKKRKASNVNDIEILKNYNLDINILSDFTKSNPDSCTMQKGNSLSKRSCVGSGTAQGEGVPTVVAKVEKRPLGSVAVQGGANQICSKRVSVHIKGRQSKGETLATRNLKHISSCKMEELCKNLLSPKTICGLHTREHFQSEAEYNYYVLIKVRRILHMERSLLALNEMNPNRISEECEEHINILCTFREDFINFVIFLFKKRGAEGPQSGSQSGPQSGPQSGKQNGLHNGPQNGSHNGPQNGLQNGPQNGPPNEAPTERFPAEEKQTHRNGTQQSTPQFESKDQERIARCKKNVVKRGQRKDASLCGIDGKVEECALGEEAKKNTLRGDSKKYESGEKHRYGEGAAVDVTAPNGAAANGTAANGDTADEEQGRSKNEEEKIKWVSNDLLNILYKELKNAASIIGPTVKERTPQGLPHGKSFHNVEDNLQGVVDLNRVTVPSAVENRTLYMNQSRYLNGELKEKANPHMGSKKGDTTEWKEEIGRGGRPVGGLMNTGNSTDVKLAKMLATVEGRSNLVNENNGEVEEDVGKGKRKMLKNGKMDITDFSQLIKNGGKIDVSTLKKHSLYLNFEYISKNVYLNDQNKNLLACKSDDYRCLCQGECDPFSCYNSLSKIQCSRNRCNLPIQVQDKKCFNRPFKHSAIKELEIKQTERTGFGVFCKRDIKNGELICEYVGEVLGKKEFEERMEAYQEESKKTDMYNWYSIQINRDVHIDSRRKGSISRFVNHSCSPNSVSQKWIVRGFYRIGIFAQQDIPAGEEITYNYSYNFVFNNFECLCNSANCMNYNLKKKEETENEMSDIEITDNDIFNPIENFNNLHRKMQDWIVNLDSIGIKSLYKYNKMNAINLRLMECFSTWIFYDLNFDKNQFFSLRSKPFNALSEFWKILVSSFSDGEKNIINAFSLFLPSLIKIGQLRRIQQYSYILHNIVGAEHEMWNLIDKGFADDEVCRKCKSCGNLTMCDKCFNSYHHICGNMHSRVYKNNELVLCKFCQKYDYKIKWIKQNYREQMKCCIEIRSIAFYKLNRDIMTLLEQSVKYTKDMSMAAINEHNSKECNSKKLRLKKFQYKYVKI; encoded by the exons atggaaagaaagaaCCCCCAAAGTAAGATTAGCCAATCAAGCAAAGAAGGAGCTAATGTATATAAGGGAAAATCGAAAAGTAGACAGATAACCCCCTTGAGGAATCGTGGAGAAAATAATCATGCGAGGGAAGTTAATATGCCCTTCTTCAGCATGGTGGGTGATGAGTATGAAAATAGGGATCCCTCTCAAGATGGCGCATTGAGGGGAGAGAACGGCCAATTCGGAAGAAGTAAAAGTGGTAACAGTAACAATGTCGGAGGGGTGAATAATTATAAGTACAGGAAGAGAAGCGAACAGCGGAACCATAGTCGTAGTCACCACCGTGAGGAGGGAGATAAACACAATAAGGAGAATGACCACAACGATGAGAATggtgatgaggaggaaggggaaggggaaagaatGCCAAACGACGAGGACATGATGGGTGAGGAAGAAGCCTCGTACAAACACAACAGCGTGTCCCTAAGTTGCTacgaaaataataatagGAAGACGCTCTACAGACACAACGTATTAAATgaggagcaaaaaaacatCGAGTGGTTGCTGATTAGACAGAAAAATGTAGAGCATCTTGAATCAATAAATTTTGACGATCTGATGAAGAACAACCTCTTTAATTCGTTCCACAACTGCTACAACCATGGGGATGGAAGGGATGGCAATGGCGATGGCAGTGGTGGTGACATGAACAGGGGAAACAAACTTGGTATGAGTAAGCGCGTCGGGAAGCACGACGACTCGAAAAGGAATAACAGCACGCCGGATGAGCTGGAGATAACCAACCTCGCAGATatgttatataaaattaagaagGAGGAGTACCGAGTGCAACCCGacgaggaagaggaggaagactaTGAGGTGCCTCCGGCCGGGGAGTACGATATGTCGTACGATGGGCGCTATGATGGGCGCTGTGATGAGCGTTATGATGGGCGCTATGATGAGCGTTATGATGGGCGCTATGATGGGCGCTATGAAGGGCGCTATGATGAGCGTTATGATGGGCGCTATGAAGGGCGTTATGATAGGCCATACGATAGGCCATACGATAGGCCACACGATAGGCCATACGATAGGCGCTACGAAAGGTCGTTCGACAGGCCATACGATGCGTACTTCGATCGGCACCGCAGTCGACGCGTGGACGGACCCCATCTTAGGGGATACGATGAAGACTACGACGGTCACGTGGGTTGCCAAACGGAGTGCCAAATGGGTCGTCAAATGGACCGCCACTGGGACCGCCGTTTGGATCGTCACCTGGATCGCCACGTCGATGAGCGATGCACGCAACGTTTCGAGGAGGACTACGACGAGGAGGTGTTCAGCGGCCGAGAAGAGACCTATCGAAACAGGAGAGCCATGGAAGACGATCGTGAGTACAGAGAATGGAGGCAAGACTCCCTGGCCACCTATGATGATCGACGTTCCCACATGATGCTGCACGAAGGTAGCAGAAGGGCAGCAGATATGTTTCTTTACAACAGAGGCTTCAGAAGTGGCAGCGAGAgggcaaaggaaaaacagcACTATCAGAATCAACAGCTGCATCAGCAGCAGGTGTATTCAAACATCGCCgatatatgcaaaagttatataaaaaacattaataGCATCAACAAGAACACACATAAGGGTGAATGCAAGGCGGGCTTTTTTCGATACCCCAGCGGAGATGCCAATCCGTATGATGAGCCGTACAGAAGTGTGGATTACAGAAGTGGGGACCATTACAGGAGTGGGGACCACTACAGCGGTGGTGACCACTACAACGGTGGTGACCACTACAGCGGTGGTGACCACTACAACGGTGGTGACCACTACAACGGTGGGGGCAGTTACAAGTTAGCGATGATTAAGATGGCCAGCAGGGGAGGCCCAGGTGGAACTGGGCCAAGTTTGAACATGCCAAGTTTGAACATGCCAAGTTTGAACACGCCAAGCTTGAGTGCCCCAAGTTACAGGGTCACAAATGGCAAGGCGGTGAACAGTGCAGCGAACAGTGCGGCGAACAATGCGGTGAACAGTCAGGATTTGGCTGGCCACTCTCTTAGCAGCAGAAGGGTGAACAGCAGGGAGAGGAGTATTAGGGACGGGAGCAGCCGGGAACGAAGCGGCAAACAGGGTAGCGGTAAGCCGGTTGGCGGAAAGCAGGTTGGCGATCACAATGTGAAGGACATCCAGCCCAGCGCCATTCCCTCGAGTGGCATCCCCCCGAGTAGAAGCCAAGAACCAGGTGCCCAGCAAAAGTCCGTGCGTAATGTCCACTTTGTTGAAGTGGATCCCAAAGAGCAGAACCCAAAGTGCAGCAGAAACGATTATCGAGctagcgaaaaaaacataatgcAAACAAACAATTTAGATCAAAGGAACGTCGACCCATTGGTCGCGTCGTACATagatgaaggggaaaataacctGGAgcagaaaagaaggaagaaaaaaaataagcaaagtAATACTAACAACGTAGGTGATGTGCAGATGGGGTTAGTTATCCCTGAGAGCTACAATGGGAGAAGTGCCAAGGTGGGAGGAGGGGATTCCTCTctgaggaagaaaagcgCATCTCATGAGAAGGCGCCGCCATCCAGCCTTCCCAACGGTACGAACAATAACGCCATCTCCATTTCGATCGGTAATGACACCAGCTGTGGCAATGGTAGGAGTGCTGGCAAAGGCAGTAGCAACCGCAGTAACAGCCGCGGAAGCAGCCGCAAAGGCAACAGCAGTGTCAACAGCAGTGGCATCAGCAATGATAATAACAACGTGCCGATGGGGCTGAGCGACAAAGCGACGCCTCCCCACCATGCCGGACAcgcaggggaaaaacaaattcccATGGAAATCGTAAAGTGTTGCAAGCAAAACAACCTTATCCTGAGTAAGGACATCATAAAGTACTGCAAGCAAAACAACCTCATCCTGAGTAAGGACATAAAGGACCTGTTAAAGTATTACAGCGAGGCTGCTCCGGGTGGGGGGTTGCCCAGCGACTGCGCGAAGAAGGGAGTGAACGTGCATATGCTACTGGAGCAGGCGATCGGCGCGATGGGCGCAAACAACGCGGTGGGCGCAAACAACGCGATGGGTGCAAACAACGCGATGGGTACAAACAACGCTTTGAAGGCGAGTGCCCCTGCTGAAAGGCGAGGAAAGAGCAGTAACCTCACCACTAATCATCCGAGTAGTAACCCCATCAGGAGTGAAAACAAAGCAACTGCATGCGCTAAAAGTAATAAGCATCCAAAGAACAGTGCAAGTACTCTCCCAAGAAATTGTCGATCCCAAGTAGGCAAGGACAACAGTAAGAATCAGACGAGTGTGTACCTGGTCGGCAATAGTAATAGTAGAAGTAGTGGTAACGATAAGACGAGCATTGGTGGTGCATCAGCGGAGAGGAATGACTCGCCAACTCAGAACTTCATCTCTTTGACGAATGACGAGGGGGATGAAGGGCCCATCGGTGGTAGTAACGCTGTGGGCATAAGCCATAGTAATGACGATTTGAGGGTCAGCAAGATGGGCAGTAAGAAGCAGAGCGAGGCAGGTAGCGAGGCGATGAATGGTAGTTCTATGAATGGCGGCTTGGCGAATGGTGCAAGTCTCGTCGAGGGAGCGACCCCGAGCAATTTGAAGAAACCCTTGGGTGTGGAGAAGGGGGGCGGAAGGAGCAAGTCGAAGGAGAAGCTGAGAGGCCCCCACAGCGTCAACGTTAGTAGCGTCAACACCAGTAGCGGTAACAAGGGCGACAAGCGCGAAGTGCTCGGCTTGCCGATGAAGGAAGAGGACCGCGTCAAGCTGTTGAACGGCTACTACCAAGACGTGCTGAAGTGTTACGGTCAGTATAGTCGAAGCGGCTTGGATGACGAGAAGGCTTTCCACCTGTGCGAGTACTGTGagcaaaacatttttaatttaagtAACTTGCTAACCTCGAGTGAAGCCAAGGAACACCTGTACACATGCAACATATCCTGCGGCAGGACGTTCCACATGAAATGTGTGAGTTATGTCAAACCAAgggaaaacaattttatttgcttcttctgtCTGTACGACATAAACTTTTGTTCATTGTGTAAAGAGGTTACAACGAATGATGGACTCATCCCCTGTTACTATCCACTCTGTAATATATTTCTACACAGTCAGTGTGTTGAAAAGTTGCAGCTGATGCATACTGATTGCTTGAAGCAGTATTATTATTGTACACACTTAGTTGCGCCCAACAGGGGAGGTAATGGGAaccaggggggaggagggagtCACTTGGAGAATGGAATCAAGGAGGAATCCGCAGAGGGAAAGAAAtggaataagaaaaagagaaattacTACCGGAAAAAGAAGCggtatggaaagaaaaaatgcgtcacgttaaataaaaaaattgacaaggttgagaagggggagaagagtCAGAAGAATGAGAAGCCGAGTGGACTTCACCAGGGGAACATAACTGATAcctgcaaaaatggaacatgCGTGAAGAAGGTGCCCCTTGATGGCAGTGACGAAGTGAACAACCCCGATAAGAAGCGCACCGTCCTGAACACCCCAGCAGGAAATAACGAGCTAGCCAAAGTGGACGAATTGACCAAAAACGCTGCCGGACATTTAAAACTTAGCAAATACATATGCCCCTTACATGTGTGCTACGTGTGCAAAGAATTTTATATCGTCAATTTggagaaagtgaaaaataaaagaagcaGTTGTCTCTTTAGATGTCTCAAGTGCCTCAAGTCGGTTCACCTCCATTGCATGAccaataattatattatttcatttaagcaaaaaattatgttctGCTCTAGTCATATTGAATACTACAAGAAGAAGCACATGAAAATGTTACTTAGTCGGTTAGACAAGCTGACCAGTGGTGTGGAAGGGACATTGGAGGCTGCCCAAGATACGAAGAAGGACAGCATACCCTGCGTTAGAGGCGTGGTTGCCGCTACGAATCCGACTAGTGCTATCTCCGCGACGGGTCATaaacagaaaaggggaagcagcggCAACCGAAGTGTCAATCGAAGTGCCAGCCGAAGTGTCAGCCGAAGTGTCAGCCGAAGCGGCTCCAATCCTTTAACGGTGCCTCCCCAACCtatggaggaaaaagaaaacgttGCACGTGCCCCTATCAGGGTTACCAATCCCGCAGGAGAAGCCACCCACGTAGGGTTAAACCAGTTTGAAAGAGGAAACAATACAAATGCTCCCCTATCTTGCAAAGACGAAAAGGCACAACATGTtgagcaaaaggggaaggtaAAACCGGGTAGCTTCCAAAACGGAGTTATCATCACTGAGGAAGGTAAGCATATTttcgaaggagaaaataatataagcAACATTGCGCATATTCCTGTCAGTAGTGTTGTACCCCCCAACTTGGgccagaagaaggagaaggaaaaggaaaaggaaaaagtgatGTTTGACTTAACCGccgaagggggaaaagaaaacggCTTCTACTTGAGGAATGAATTTCAGGCGAGCGAAATGGTAGGCGCTGCGCACAGCAAAAGGGAGGCGACCCatttggagaagaaaaacggCACGATCGATGAGGAGGCAAAGGAACACCGCGGCGGAAATGGTGACAGAAATGAGGGCAGAAGTGGGGACATAAATGGAGACAGAAATGAGGCCAAAAGTGGAGACAGAAACAACGATggaacttttaaaaaaaaaaaaaggaaagcgtCAAATGTTAATGACATCGAAATATTGAAAAACTACAATTTGGACATAAACATTTTGAGCGATTTTACGAAAAGCAATCCGGACTCCTGTACAATGCAGAAAGGGAACTCTTTATCGAAGCGGAGCTGCGTTGGTAGTGGTACTGCTCAGGGGGAGGGCGTGCCAACTGTCGTTGCCAAGGTGGAGAAGCGACCCCTCGGCTCTGTCGCTGTGCAAGGCGGTGCGAATCAAATTTGCAGCAAACGGGTTAGTGTACACATCAAGGGGAGACAATCCAAGGGAGAAACCCTAGCTACACGAAACTTGAAACACATTAGTAgttgcaaaatggaggagttATGTAAGAATCTGTTATCTCCCAAGACGATCTGTGGCTTGCACACGAGGGAGCACTTCCAAAGTGAAGCAGAATATAATTACTACGTCCTGATAAAGGTAAGGAGAATACTGCACATGGAGAGGTCTCTGTTGGCTTTAAACGAAATGAACCCAAACAGGATAAGTGAAGAATGTGAAGAACACATAAACATTTTGTGCACCTTTCGGGAGGActttatcaattttgttatttttctttttaagaagCGGGGCGCAGAGGGGCCACAAAGTGGGTCACAAAGTGGGCCACAAAGTGGGCCACAAAGTGGGAAACAGAATGGGTTACATAATGGGCCACAGAATGGGTCACATAATGGGCCACAGAATGGTCTACAGAATGGGCCACAGAATGGACCCCCAAATGAAGCACCCACCGAGCGCTTCCCTGCAGAGGAAAAGCAGACCCACAGAAATGGAACCCAACAATCTACACCCCAGTTTGAAAGTAAAGACCAAGAGAGAATCGCTAGGTGTAAGAAAAATGTGGTGAAGAGAGGCCAACGTAAAGATGCCAGCCTTTGTGGAATCGATGGCAAAGTAGAAGAGTGCGCGTTGGGTGAGGAGGCAAAGAAGAACACGCTTCGTGGAGATAGTAAGAAGTATGAGAGTGGGGAGAAGCATAGATATGGAGAAGGGGCAGCTGTGGATGTGACCGCCCCTAACGGAGCCGCTGCTAACGGAACCGCCGCTAATGGAGACACCGCGGATGAAGAACAGGGCAGGAGCAAAaacgaggaggagaaaataaaatgggtcTCCAACGATTTGCTGAACATATTGTACAAGGAACTCAAAAACGCAGCCAGCATTATTGGGCCCACTGTGAAAGAAAGGACGCCTCAGGGATTACCGCACGGCAAGAGTTTCCATAATGTGGAGGATAACTTACAAGGGGTAGTAGACCTTAACAGAGTAACAGTACCGTCTGCTGTTGAGAACCGAACTTTGTACATGAACCAAAGCAGATATTTGAATGGCGAGCTGAAGGAGAAAGCGAACCCGCACATGGGcagtaaaaaaggagacacTACAGAgtggaaagaagaaataggTAGGGGAGGAAGACCCGTGGGTGGGCTAATGAACACAGGAAATAGTACCGATGTGaaattagcaaaaatgtTGGCTACTGTGGAGGGTAGATCAAACCTggtgaatgaaaataatggagaagtagaagaagacgttggaaagggaaagagaaaaatgttaaaaaacggaaaaatggATATAACTGATTTTTCACAGCTAATCAAGAATGGAGGCAAAATAGATGTAAGCACGTTAAAAAAGCACAGTCTTTATTTGAACTTTGAATACATTTCCAAGAACGTGTACTTGAATGAccagaataaaaatttgttggCGTGTAAATCAGATGACTATAGATGCTTGTGCCAGGGGGAGTGCGACCCCTTCAGTTGCTACAACTCGCTGAGCAAGATTCAGTGCTCCAGGAACAGGTGCAACTTACCCATACAGGTTCAGGACAAGAAGTGCTTCAACCGGCCGTTCAAGCACTCCGCGATAAAGGAACTCGAG ATCAAACAGACGGAACGCACCGGATTCGGAGTGTTTTGCAAGCGGGACATAAAAAACGGAGAACTCATATGTGAGTACGTTGGAGAGGTGCTGGGGAAGAAGGAATTTGAGGAAAGGATGGAAGCATACCAGgaggaaagcaaaaagacGGACATGTACAACTGGTACTCAATTCAGATTAATCGAGATGTACACATCGATAGTAGGAGGAAGGGCAGCATCTCAAGATTTGTGAACCACTCGTGCTCTCCTAACAGTGTTTCGCAGAAGTGGATCGTCCGCGGCTTCTACCGGATTGGTATATTTGCCCAACAGGACATTCCCGCCGGGGAGGAGATAACATACAACTACAG CTACAACTTCGTGTTCAATAATTTCGAGTGTCTGTGCAACTCAGCCAACTGCATGAactacaatttgaagaagaaggaagaaacagaaaacGAAATGAGCGATATTGAGATAACGGACAATGACATATTCAACCCGATAGAAAATTTCAACAATTTGCATCGGAAGATGCAGGACTGGATTGTAAACCTTGACAGTATAGGAATAAAATCTTTATATAAgtacaacaaaatgaatgcCATTAATTTAAGGCTAATGGAATGCTTTTCCACGTGGATTTTTTATGACCTCAATTTCGACAAGAATCAGTTTTTCTCTTTGAGGTCCAAGCCATTCAATGCGCTGAGTGAATTTTGGAAAATCCTGGTTTCGTCCTTTTCCGACGGGGAGAAGAATATCATAAATGCCTTCAGTTTGTTCTTGCCCTCTCTGATAAAGATTGGCCAGCTGCGCAGGATTCAGCAG TATAGCTACATCCTGCACAACATCGTGGGCGCGGAGCACGAGATGTGGAACCTGATCGACAAGGGATTCGCGGATGACGAGGTGTGTAGGAAATGCAAAAGCTGCGGCAACCTAACCATGTGTGATAAATGCTTCAACAGCTACCACCACATCTGCGGAAACATGCACTCCAGggtttacaaaaataacgaactagttttgtgcaaattttgcCAAAAGTATGATTATAAGATAAAGTGGATTAAACAGAACTACAGAGAACAAATGAAGTGTTGTATTGAAATTAGGAGCATCGCTTTTTACAAACTAAATCGGGATATCATGACGCTGCTGGAACAGTCGGTAAAGTACACGAAGGATATGTCCATGGCGGCCATTAACGAACACAACTCGAAGGAGTGCAACAGCAAAAAGCTCCGCCTGAAGAAGTTCCAGTACAAGTACGTCAAGATATGA